The Apium graveolens cultivar Ventura chromosome 6, ASM990537v1, whole genome shotgun sequence genome contains a region encoding:
- the LOC141667391 gene encoding uncharacterized protein LOC141667391, translated as MGRRPCCDKIGLKKGPWTGDEDNMLRDFIQTNGTKFCWRAVPERAGLVRCGKSCRLRWANYLRPGLKNDLLSKQDEKLVIYLHSQFGNKWSKIASHLPGRTDNYIKNYWHNHIKKKLLSSKGLDSITHKPRFPHPPTDDHHNKSRKKVRKSREEMHDQHKGMEIDETSILQESIISNDDNLDLAMANLTVDTGFSVHEIPLIEDHEILIPPPSDHLPSNNCSPSSIPPPSTSTTHIPSSTVKLICEKLKSLPYWYSKDPCKEYYKGYLEEGDFTDWDWLLNDFDIDKIDHEMVQLASY; from the exons ATGGGAAGGAGGCCATGCTGTGACAAAATTGGGTTGAAGAAAGGTCCATGGACTGGCGACGAGGACAACATGCTCAGGGACTTTATCCAGACCAATGGTACCAAATTCTGCTGGAGAGCTGTTCCAGAACGTGCAG GACTAGTAAGGTGTGGTAAGAGCTGCAGGCTGAGATGGGCAAATTATTTGAGACCAGGTCTCAAGAATGACCTCTTATCTAAACAAGATGAGAAGCTCGTCATTTATCTTCACTCGCAATTTGGTAACAA ATGGTCCAAGATTGCTTCTCATTTGCCAGGAAGAACTGATAATTATATCAAGAACTACTGGCATAACCACATCAAGAAAAAGTTATTAAGCAGCAAGGGACTTGATTCTATCACTCATAAACCTCGTTTCCCTCATCCTCCCACAGATGATCATCATAACAAATCCCGaaagaaagtgagaaaaagtAGAGAAGAAATGCATGATCAACATAAAGGTATGGAAATTGATGAGACTTCAATATTGCAGGAATCCATCATTTCTAACGATGATAATCTTGATCTAGCCATGGCAAACTTAACAGTAGACACTGGGTTTTCTGTACATGAAATCCCCTTAATTGAAGACCACGAAATTCTCATCCCACCTCCGTCTGATCATCTACCATCTAATAATTGTTCTCCGTCCTCTATTCCTCCGCCAAGTACATCAACTACACATATTCCTTCTTCAACTGTTAAGCTAATATGTGAAAAATTGAAGTCTTTGCCATATTGGTACAGCAAAGATCCATGCAAAGAGTACTACAAGGGTTATTTAGAAGAAGGTGACTTCACTGATTGGGATTGGTTGCTTAATGATTTTGATATTGACAAGATTGATCATGAAATGGTACAGCTAGCCTCCTACTGA